The following is a genomic window from Carassius gibelio isolate Cgi1373 ecotype wild population from Czech Republic chromosome B20, carGib1.2-hapl.c, whole genome shotgun sequence.
GAGAAAACCATCTTCATCATCTTTATGCTAGTGGTAGCCTGTGTTTCTCTGGTACTGAATGTCATAGAGGTGTTTTACCTGCTGTGCACCAGGGTCGGATGCCGGAGCAGCAAGAAACGCACACATAATATTACTTCGGCTAAAAACCCCGCAAGTTTGCCATCATCCTGGATGACCTCTGAAGATGCGCTGAAGCAAAACAAACTGAACAAACAGTACGAGAGCGGGCAGAGTCTTGGAGGAAGCCTGGATGGGGCGAAAGAAGATAAACAATTGATGGAAGACAATTAGATTTAGACTTGATCTCCGAAATTTCTCCAATCTGCCAAGTTTTTAGAGAAACATATCTACAGTTAGATTTTTGTAGCCCTTAGCTTATGGTCCATTATTTACACACTTGAAAAAGGAAGTATTAGTATAATACACCTCAAACTgagtgttatttaattattttatcattttgtgCACAGTGCATGTTTGACTTTTAATTGGATAGTTTTGATATAAAAACTCACTGTTGTATGATTGTATAtattgtgtgtaaatatatgtattaagAGTCAGTAAGCGACTTAAGCACTGTCTGTTTGTGTGATGTTGTCATTTTATTTGGCCATATTTTAGGTTACAAAGAAACTAATTTGTGTTAATGTGTATTCTGAATGTAAACTGGCGTCTGTGATCATTAGAGAGCATGATGACAATATCCTTCtttgaaataaaacttttaaatcaGCAGAAGTTTCTTTTTTCCCCCGCAAAATATCTTCTCCTGTTTAAAACCTGTTGCCTTGTGGTGGAAAATAACACTATTAAGGAATTAACAATTTCTTAATTAGACTAATAATAAGAACAATTAAAGATTGCTAACAACTTATAACTGTCTTAGTAATTGCTCTTTACCTTAAAGACACAGaattttttaacatttctgtACAAATTCAAACAATGAATGCAGTGCtggtgcttttatttattttacttatttttcaaaaggtacactttgtACCTATTAGGTttttaatatgtacactttaagtaCCAATATGAATCTTTAATTTACAGTCATGTTCCCCATTTacgtacttattatagtaattacaataactatgtaataactaggtactagccctgaacctacccctaaacctaaccctaacccatgtagttaccttgtgttaccagaactttcttagataaatacactgtaaatacactttaagtacatcatactgtaagtacatgtaagtacacgtactgtaaaataaagtgcaaccatggACCCTTTAGATACAAatatgtaccttttgaaaagttaCCACTCCTGTGACAGCtgttgtacctttatttctgagagtgtactgtatgcacataaaaatgcattttttttagttattctCTTTGTATTGCTCTGCAAGTTGCGTTATCTTTACGTTGATATGTGTTGTTCTCGCATATCTCAAATATGACCACGCTGCTGATTTTTATCACTGTTCTTCAGCGTAGAATAACTGCATCTTATAGAAGATGAATAGCCTAAAGCACTAAAACGCAAAGATTCATTATGTTATAAAAGCTCCTTCTCTTGTGAATGCCAAGAGAATATTTATTCTGTTCTCTTCTCTTATGATGAAACATTCAAAACAGAGTGGCTTTTACTtcacagtttttattgtgttcagAAATTTCAGTAATGTTATGAATCACAGTGATGACAAATCAACCCCTTTGGATGGATTTATCTGTATCTTTTATATGCATGAGTACATGATAATATAAAGGTACAGGGATCTTGTCTCACGTATCTCTCGTAGATTCTCTAACAAGATTAATAATTAACTTTGGACTCAATTTCATCCTGTTATCCTAAATATGGCCATGGAACTTTAATCAGACGTCAAGAGGAAGGtggcagccaaaaaaaaaaaaacagacattgtgAAATCCAGTGCACTGAAGTTCAATCTTTACACCTGACACATCTCATTTAATCATTGAGCAACACAGTCAATAAGCTCCGCACTGAGACGCAAGCTGTCAcaggtaaaaatatataatttccatATTTAAAATTCTTCTGTATTTCTTTTATATGTGTTcttgtgtattttaaatatgtaccaaaactgattataatttaaacatgttaaattgTACTGATATACAGACGGATTTTGGTGATTTCTGAATGTTAACCATTCACTCTTTCAAACTGAATGCTAGATTGAAAAAGTCAGTCATTCACATTGTTAAAACATTTTCTATGTTGAAGGCTGATGTTGAATCATCTGCTTGCTAATTATTTGCATATTCTATTCCTCATTGTCAAAGAGCCCTTGAGGATATATATTACAGCAATCAATGTCGTTTTGATTTTGTCCACTGAAGTGCAACTCATAATTTCTTTCTAAGCATATTTTGATGTTCAATTCAAATTCATATTTTGTTTGCTTAATGTGATTTAAGTTTATAACACTGTATCTTGAACGCTCTTATCTTCTGAACATCAGAATccacaaaagtatttttttttttttttggtatacagAATTATCTAATTATTTGCTGATAATCTTGCCTTTATACCAATACTCTGTGGGCCGTGTGAAGATTCAAAATATTTATGACTTTATTGAGTTCATGATATAATTGATTGCAATCAGCAAGCATTGGTCATTGAATAATCACAAAAATTTTGCCTATGGAAAATAGAAAACCATGCagtgttaaaaaaacattaatattttgagtgaactatccttgATGGGAATCCCTCCTTTTTGGAGTTGCGTAATGCATAAAAATTCTACTTGAGTTCACTGAAAACTAATAACACATTGCTAAAATTAGAATttcctttttagtttttttttttgtcttgtttttcataacaaatatctaaatatctatctatctatctatctatctatctatctatctatctatctatctatctatatatatatatatatatatatgtatgtatgtatgtatgtatgtatgtatatgtatacatataacaCATATAACATACTGACtaagaaaatcattatttattattattattattattattattattattattattcactgcATAAGGGGTTTGATTTTGAATAAATCCATTTATAGGTCaaatagataatatatatatatatcaaaacccAGCACCTCAAAATGCTGTCTTTTCTCCCCTAGTTTTCCAGGCAGAGAAGATACTAAAGGCACAAGCATGGGAGAGTGGGGCTTTCTCTCCAAGCTGCTGGACAAAGTGCAGTCTCACTCCACGGTCATTGGGAAGGTGTGGCTCACTGTCCTCTTTGTCTTCAGGATCATGGTTCTCGGAGCCGGGGCTGAAAAGGTGTGGAGTGACGAACAATCAAAAATGATCTGCAACACTAAGCAACCTGGTTGTAAAAACGTGTGTTACGATCACTCCTTTCCAATCTCCCACATTCGCTTCTGGGTTCTTCAGATTATCTTTGTGTCGACACCAACGCTTCTATACTTCGGCCACGTTCTGCATATCCTCCACAAAGAAAAGAAACTGAGACAACAGATTGAAAGCCATGAGGAAAAGCAAGGCCTCAAACATACCAAATACACTGACGATCATGGCAAAGTTATAATCAAGGGCCAGTTGTTAGGTAGTTACCTAGCAAGCTTGTTTGCTAAGATCTTGCTTGAGGCTG
Proteins encoded in this region:
- the LOC127984416 gene encoding gap junction Cx32.2 protein codes for the protein MGEWGFLSKLLDKVQSHSTVIGKVWLTVLFVFRIMVLGAGAEKVWSDEQSKMICNTKQPGCKNVCYDHSFPISHIRFWVLQIIFVSTPTLLYFGHVLHILHKEKKLRQQIESHEEKQGLKHTKYTDDHGKVIIKGQLLGSYLASLFAKILLEAAFIVGQYYIYGFVMIPKIECSQSPCPYTVECYMSRPTEKTIFIIFMLVMSCTSLLLNVIEMFYLICRRSKRHRSKQMSTFSAGLNGSKMYITGTLKST